One stretch of Corallococcus exiguus DNA includes these proteins:
- a CDS encoding immune inhibitor A domain-containing protein has translation MRKNPSWLALGLLTLAAPTAYAERAWYEKPQPDIAAPSTKLRQAVVQDITDDLPHRLGEQQKELKAQALQMRLEGRGQPGRVQKLANGKFVELELQRTDRIFVILVEYGTQIHPVFGNPATNPGGNIPGPLHNAIPGPDRTVDNTTIWQPDYNREHFEKLYFDTTPGADSVANFYKAASSGRYTVSGTVSEWVKVPYNAARYGNNLCGSSSCSNSIWPLVSDAIKAWTNAQLAAGKTPAEIKAYLDTFDTWDRYDYDGDGNFDEPDGYIDHFQIVHAGMGEEVGGGAQGPNAVWSHRWFAYSNGTSADGIGPAYNQNGGTRFGTGIDKWVGDYTIQPENGGLGVFAHEYGHDLGLPDHYDTTNAADNGTGFWTIMSSGSYLNDGTKDIGSRPGDFFAWDKLQLGWLDYATTDAGLYSYHNLGPAEVTSQNAKQALVVKLPGKPVVQPTTAPFEGQGMWQGGQGNNLDRVLEKTVKLPNKKPITFSFQTWFDIEEDWDYAYVALSVDGGPFTNLASPVSRTTNPWGNNLGNGITGTSAGWIPLEFDLSAYAGKTVTLKLRYKTDGAEFNKGFLVDAVQLWAKNTYLFGDDGEWGHKWWDKSTFFVTDGTNTLYDNYYLAEWRQFRGYDEGLATGPYNFGFSSDGLVDWAERYSYNPGLLITYWDTSQSNNNVSQHPGSGRILPIDSRPQPLQRSDGRYWSGRVQTHDATFGLEPSFPLSLKPNGFPRSEYASQPAVPVFNDTNEFWYATQPYGGVKVPKTGTIIEVLSTNPAQTVMQVQVRPVE, from the coding sequence ATGCGGAAAAACCCATCTTGGCTGGCCCTGGGCCTGCTGACGCTCGCGGCGCCGACGGCGTACGCGGAGCGCGCGTGGTACGAGAAGCCGCAACCCGACATCGCCGCGCCGTCCACCAAGCTGCGCCAGGCGGTTGTCCAGGACATCACGGACGACCTGCCCCACCGTCTGGGTGAGCAGCAGAAGGAGCTGAAGGCGCAGGCGCTGCAGATGCGTCTGGAGGGTCGTGGTCAGCCGGGCCGCGTGCAGAAGCTGGCCAACGGCAAGTTCGTGGAGCTGGAGCTGCAGCGCACGGACCGCATCTTCGTCATCCTGGTGGAGTACGGCACGCAGATCCACCCGGTGTTCGGCAACCCCGCCACCAACCCGGGCGGCAACATCCCCGGCCCGCTGCACAACGCGATTCCGGGCCCGGACCGCACGGTGGACAACACCACCATCTGGCAGCCGGACTACAACCGCGAGCACTTCGAAAAGCTCTACTTCGACACCACGCCCGGCGCGGACTCGGTGGCGAACTTCTACAAGGCCGCGTCCTCCGGCCGCTACACCGTGTCCGGCACGGTGTCCGAGTGGGTGAAGGTGCCGTACAACGCCGCCCGCTACGGCAACAACCTTTGCGGCAGCTCCAGCTGCTCCAACTCCATCTGGCCGCTCGTCAGCGACGCCATCAAGGCGTGGACCAACGCCCAGCTGGCCGCTGGCAAGACGCCCGCGGAGATCAAGGCGTACCTGGACACGTTCGACACGTGGGACCGGTACGACTACGACGGCGACGGCAACTTCGACGAGCCGGACGGCTACATCGACCACTTCCAGATCGTCCACGCCGGCATGGGTGAGGAAGTCGGCGGCGGCGCGCAGGGCCCCAACGCCGTGTGGAGCCACCGCTGGTTCGCGTACAGCAACGGCACGAGCGCGGATGGCATCGGCCCCGCGTACAACCAGAACGGCGGCACGCGCTTCGGGACGGGCATCGACAAGTGGGTGGGCGACTACACCATCCAGCCGGAGAACGGTGGTCTGGGTGTGTTCGCGCACGAGTACGGCCACGACCTGGGCCTGCCGGACCACTACGACACGACGAACGCGGCGGACAACGGGACGGGCTTCTGGACCATCATGTCGTCCGGCTCGTACCTGAACGACGGCACCAAGGACATTGGCAGCCGTCCGGGTGACTTCTTCGCCTGGGACAAGCTGCAGCTGGGCTGGCTGGACTACGCCACCACGGATGCGGGCCTGTACTCGTACCACAACCTGGGCCCCGCGGAGGTCACGTCCCAGAACGCGAAGCAGGCGCTCGTGGTGAAGCTGCCCGGCAAGCCCGTGGTGCAGCCCACCACCGCCCCGTTCGAGGGCCAGGGCATGTGGCAGGGCGGCCAGGGCAACAACCTGGACCGCGTGCTCGAGAAGACGGTGAAGCTGCCGAACAAGAAGCCCATCACCTTCTCCTTCCAGACCTGGTTCGACATCGAGGAGGACTGGGACTACGCCTACGTCGCCCTCTCCGTGGACGGTGGCCCGTTCACCAACCTGGCCAGCCCCGTGAGCCGCACCACGAACCCGTGGGGCAACAACCTGGGCAACGGCATCACCGGCACGTCCGCTGGTTGGATTCCCCTGGAGTTCGACCTGTCCGCCTACGCGGGCAAGACCGTCACCCTGAAGCTCCGCTACAAGACGGACGGAGCTGAGTTCAACAAGGGCTTCCTGGTGGACGCCGTGCAGCTGTGGGCGAAGAACACCTACCTCTTTGGTGACGACGGTGAGTGGGGCCACAAGTGGTGGGACAAGTCGACGTTCTTCGTGACGGACGGCACCAACACCCTCTACGACAACTACTACCTGGCCGAGTGGCGCCAGTTCCGCGGCTACGACGAGGGTCTGGCCACGGGTCCCTACAACTTCGGCTTCAGCTCGGATGGCCTGGTGGATTGGGCGGAGCGCTACTCGTACAACCCCGGCCTGCTGATCACCTACTGGGACACGTCGCAGTCGAACAACAACGTGTCTCAGCACCCGGGTTCGGGCCGCATCCTGCCCATCGACTCGCGCCCGCAGCCCCTGCAGCGCAGCGACGGCCGCTACTGGTCCGGCCGCGTGCAGACGCACGACGCGACGTTCGGCCTGGAGCCCAGCTTCCCGCTGTCGCTCAAGCCCAACGGCTTCCCGCGCAGCGAGTACGCCTCGCAGCCCGCGGTGCCGGTGTTCAACGACACGAACGAGTTCTGGTACGCCACGCAGCCGTACGGCGGCGTGAAGGTTCCGAAGACTGGCACCATCATCGAGGTGCTGTCGACGAACCCGGCCCAGACCGTGATGCAGGTCCAGGTGCGCCCGGTCGAGTAG
- a CDS encoding phosphoenolpyruvate carboxylase produces the protein MARSRPVDPPLRRDVRLLGRLLGEVLVEQEGQALFDKEEEVRHLAIQRRRGPVAGRRAAAAELAAVLRRLPSDQVEPVLRAFSVYFQLVNLAEQHHRIRRARAHASPTSTRPQKGSLESTLLALKAAGVSADKVRETLGTLKVTLTFTAHPTQAVRRTLLEKLYRLAQLLEERDRCTLTPRESAANLTAMREEITALWQTDELRRERPTVGDEVKNVHWYVEEMLSEPVARLPEALDWAFERAYGEPLGALDTPVRVHSWVGGDMDGNPLVTPEVFADTLRAHRARGLRLLLRDVELLGGMLSQSERHARPTQELERSLEEDAKALPDVAKQQGPRTLGEPWRRKLRFMEERLSLALEHVLARRQGRESTLPAEAYRSPEALGDDLAVLERSLFAARAEHAGLREVRRMSERVRALGLGLGELEVRAPAEDAVSAAASFNGGPAPTEGGKRLLEVLAKLREGQDEGGESVCRTLILSMASTADDVLAAFQCLKHAGLWDPKLQCATVDVAPLFEQLGALDGGPDVLRQLFAHPEYRQHLKGRGVQEVMVGYSDSGKEVGLLAASAALYRAQVALTQVADENDVPLRLFHGRGETVARGGGPAQTAILALPPGTVAGAYKATEQGEAMDHKYARPELTQRTLELVVGGVLLHTLDAQPRPSPEDESAFRAAFDALAESGRKAYRGLVWEDPGFVEFFMKGTPVDEISALPIGSRPSKRKAGGLDTLRAIPWSFAWTQTRAILPAWYGVGSALEEYAATPEGAALLQRMYKEWPFFRTVIDNVTMVLAKTDMAIAARYAKLAPASTRPLWLRIQQEHSRTRRAVKSLTGEAKLLDNNPQLQRSIALRNPYVDPMSFLQVELLKRKRDGDAECDRPLLLALNGIAAGMRNTG, from the coding sequence ATGGCGCGTTCACGTCCCGTGGATCCCCCGCTGCGGCGGGATGTCCGGCTCTTGGGCCGGTTGTTGGGTGAGGTGTTGGTGGAACAGGAGGGGCAGGCCCTGTTCGACAAGGAGGAGGAGGTCCGCCACCTGGCCATCCAGCGGCGGCGGGGCCCGGTGGCCGGACGACGCGCCGCGGCGGCGGAGCTGGCGGCGGTGTTGCGGCGGCTGCCGTCGGATCAGGTGGAGCCGGTGCTGCGCGCCTTCTCCGTCTACTTCCAGCTGGTGAATCTGGCGGAGCAGCACCACCGCATCCGCCGCGCGCGGGCCCACGCGAGCCCCACCTCCACCCGGCCCCAGAAGGGGTCGCTGGAGTCGACGCTGCTGGCGCTGAAGGCCGCGGGCGTCAGCGCCGACAAGGTGCGTGAAACGTTGGGGACGCTGAAGGTGACGCTGACGTTCACCGCGCACCCGACCCAGGCGGTGCGCCGCACGCTCTTGGAGAAGCTCTACCGGCTGGCGCAGCTGTTGGAGGAGCGCGACCGGTGCACGCTCACCCCGCGCGAGTCCGCCGCGAACCTCACCGCCATGCGCGAGGAGATCACGGCGCTGTGGCAGACGGACGAGCTGCGCCGCGAGCGCCCCACCGTGGGCGACGAGGTGAAGAACGTCCACTGGTACGTGGAGGAGATGCTGTCGGAGCCGGTGGCCCGGCTGCCGGAGGCGCTGGACTGGGCCTTCGAGCGCGCCTACGGCGAGCCCCTGGGCGCGCTGGACACGCCCGTGCGCGTGCACTCGTGGGTGGGCGGCGACATGGACGGCAACCCGCTGGTGACGCCGGAGGTGTTCGCGGACACGCTGCGCGCGCACCGCGCCCGGGGCCTGCGGTTGCTCCTGCGAGACGTGGAGCTGCTGGGCGGGATGCTGTCCCAGTCGGAGCGTCACGCGCGCCCCACGCAGGAGTTGGAGCGCTCGCTGGAGGAGGACGCCAAGGCGCTGCCGGACGTGGCGAAGCAGCAGGGCCCGCGCACGCTGGGCGAGCCGTGGCGCCGCAAGCTGCGCTTCATGGAGGAGCGGCTTTCATTGGCGCTGGAGCACGTGCTGGCGCGGCGGCAGGGGCGGGAGTCCACGCTGCCGGCCGAGGCCTACCGTTCGCCGGAGGCGCTGGGGGATGACCTGGCGGTGCTGGAGCGGTCGCTCTTCGCGGCGCGCGCGGAGCACGCGGGCCTGCGCGAGGTGCGCCGCATGTCCGAGCGCGTCCGCGCGCTGGGCCTGGGCCTGGGGGAGTTGGAGGTGCGCGCCCCCGCGGAGGACGCGGTGAGCGCGGCGGCGTCCTTCAACGGCGGGCCGGCCCCTACCGAAGGCGGCAAGCGGCTGCTGGAGGTGCTGGCGAAGCTGCGCGAGGGCCAGGACGAGGGCGGCGAGTCCGTGTGCCGCACGCTCATCCTCTCCATGGCCTCCACCGCGGACGACGTGCTGGCGGCCTTCCAGTGCCTGAAGCACGCGGGGCTCTGGGACCCGAAGCTCCAGTGCGCCACCGTGGACGTGGCGCCGCTCTTCGAGCAGTTGGGCGCGCTGGACGGCGGCCCGGACGTGCTGCGCCAGCTCTTCGCGCATCCGGAGTACCGCCAGCACCTGAAGGGCCGTGGGGTGCAGGAGGTGATGGTGGGCTACAGCGACTCCGGCAAGGAGGTGGGCCTGCTCGCCGCGAGCGCCGCGCTGTACCGCGCCCAGGTGGCGCTCACGCAGGTGGCGGACGAGAACGACGTGCCCCTGCGCCTGTTCCACGGCCGAGGGGAGACGGTGGCGCGAGGCGGCGGCCCCGCCCAGACGGCCATCCTCGCGTTGCCGCCGGGCACGGTGGCCGGCGCCTACAAGGCCACCGAACAGGGCGAGGCGATGGACCACAAGTACGCGCGCCCGGAGCTCACCCAGCGCACGCTGGAGCTGGTGGTGGGCGGCGTGCTGCTGCACACGCTGGACGCGCAGCCGCGCCCGTCCCCGGAGGATGAGTCCGCCTTCCGCGCCGCCTTCGACGCGCTGGCGGAGTCCGGCCGCAAGGCGTACCGCGGGCTCGTCTGGGAGGACCCGGGCTTCGTGGAGTTCTTCATGAAGGGCACGCCGGTGGATGAGATTTCCGCGCTGCCCATCGGCTCGCGCCCCAGCAAGCGCAAGGCGGGCGGGCTGGACACGCTGCGCGCCATCCCCTGGAGCTTCGCGTGGACGCAGACGCGCGCCATCCTCCCGGCCTGGTACGGCGTGGGCAGCGCGCTGGAGGAATACGCGGCCACGCCGGAGGGCGCGGCGCTCCTGCAGCGCATGTACAAGGAATGGCCCTTCTTCCGCACGGTCATCGACAACGTGACCATGGTGCTGGCCAAGACGGACATGGCCATCGCGGCGCGGTACGCGAAGCTGGCGCCCGCGTCCACGCGGCCCCTGTGGCTGCGCATCCAGCAGGAGCACTCCCGCACGCGCCGCGCGGTGAAGTCGCTCACGGGCGAGGCGAAGCTGCTGGACAACAACCCGCAGCTGCAGCGGAGCATCGCGCTGCGCAACCCCTACGTGGACCCCATGTCCTTCCTCCAGGTGGAGCTGCTCAAGCGCAAGCGGGACGGGGACGCGGAGTGCGACCGGCCGCTCCTCCTGGCGCTCAACGGCATCGCTGCGGGCATGCGGAACACCGGTTAG
- a CDS encoding CotH kinase family protein, whose amino-acid sequence MRLRHFASFVLGLLLAGAGCEPAPERRLNEAELPPPSGPRVTIDGHEPDTHRLFGAVASDAGPSRVQVYEDGRFLGHADIDSGRWSLPWWPGRRALSLEVVARDRQGAEARARVDFQHLTFDARPGLYQPETLLALPTAQGLRTYFTRDGSTPTPESSRYTAPIALLARSTPPARWSFVPTTPLDAPEVLRWIAPLEEPPQVAVVRYRQFAGAEPVGPVRTRTFVIGRAPYTLPVLSLVTDAANFFDPETGIYVPGLAAEARPDDPLAANYRQNGKEWERPVHVEWFETSGQRVFAQDAGVRIHGSGSAAFPQKSLRLYAKEDYGPKTFAGPVFPGSPVTEFTRLIARTSGQDQGVTKLRDCMLQGLLAETRLAIQACRPTLVFLNGEYWGLHELRERLDEYYLASHYGVDRKKAVILENAGVLDVGEEGDEQPYQELIDYVATHDLSVPEHSAWVRARMDVEDFIEYQVAQLYLGNSDWPRNNVKFWRLRTKKLEPGAALGHDGRWRWLVYDLDAALFHGPDHDSLGRVLDETSDAGAWSTLLLRGLLQSPEFKARFIERFLWHIEHTFAEERVTAALDAAAEALELEMPDQVARWSQPASMEGWRENLLFFRSALIRRPEIMRQQLEQYLGPQ is encoded by the coding sequence ATGCGTCTCCGTCACTTCGCGTCCTTCGTCCTGGGTCTCCTCCTCGCCGGGGCCGGCTGTGAGCCCGCCCCCGAGCGGCGGCTGAATGAGGCCGAGCTTCCACCGCCCTCCGGGCCTCGCGTCACCATCGACGGGCACGAACCGGACACGCACCGGCTGTTCGGCGCGGTGGCGAGCGACGCCGGGCCGTCACGGGTGCAGGTGTACGAGGACGGGCGCTTCCTGGGCCATGCCGACATCGACAGTGGCCGTTGGAGCCTGCCCTGGTGGCCAGGCCGGCGCGCGCTGTCGCTGGAGGTGGTGGCGCGCGACAGGCAGGGGGCCGAGGCGCGGGCCCGCGTCGACTTCCAGCACCTGACGTTCGACGCGCGGCCCGGGCTCTATCAACCGGAGACACTGCTGGCGTTGCCCACGGCCCAGGGGTTGCGGACGTACTTCACGCGGGACGGCTCCACGCCCACGCCCGAGTCGTCGCGCTACACGGCCCCCATCGCGCTGCTGGCGCGCTCCACGCCACCGGCGCGGTGGTCCTTCGTCCCCACGACGCCGCTGGATGCCCCGGAAGTCCTGCGGTGGATCGCGCCGCTGGAGGAGCCGCCCCAGGTCGCGGTGGTGCGCTACCGGCAGTTCGCGGGCGCGGAGCCGGTGGGCCCGGTCCGCACGCGCACGTTCGTCATTGGCCGGGCGCCGTACACGCTGCCGGTGCTGTCGCTCGTCACCGACGCGGCGAACTTCTTCGACCCGGAGACGGGCATCTACGTCCCCGGCCTCGCCGCCGAGGCCCGGCCCGATGATCCGCTCGCGGCCAACTACAGGCAGAACGGCAAGGAGTGGGAGCGCCCCGTCCACGTGGAGTGGTTCGAAACCTCCGGCCAGCGCGTGTTCGCCCAGGACGCGGGCGTGCGCATCCACGGTTCTGGCAGCGCGGCGTTTCCGCAGAAGAGCCTGCGGCTGTACGCGAAGGAGGACTACGGCCCGAAGACGTTCGCGGGGCCGGTGTTCCCCGGCTCCCCGGTGACGGAGTTCACCCGGCTGATCGCGCGCACGTCCGGACAGGACCAGGGCGTCACCAAGCTGCGTGACTGCATGCTTCAGGGCCTGCTGGCCGAGACGCGGCTCGCGATCCAGGCCTGCCGTCCCACGCTCGTGTTCCTCAATGGCGAGTACTGGGGCCTGCACGAGCTGCGCGAGCGCCTGGACGAGTACTACCTGGCTTCACACTACGGCGTGGACCGGAAGAAGGCGGTCATCCTGGAGAACGCCGGGGTCCTGGACGTGGGGGAGGAGGGAGACGAGCAGCCCTATCAGGAGCTCATCGACTACGTGGCGACGCACGACCTGTCGGTGCCGGAGCACTCCGCCTGGGTGCGCGCGCGGATGGACGTGGAGGACTTCATCGAATACCAGGTCGCGCAGCTCTACCTGGGCAACTCGGACTGGCCGCGGAACAACGTGAAGTTCTGGCGGCTGCGCACGAAGAAGCTGGAGCCGGGCGCGGCCCTTGGACACGACGGCCGTTGGCGCTGGCTCGTGTACGACCTGGACGCCGCCCTGTTCCACGGTCCGGACCACGACAGCCTGGGGCGCGTGTTGGACGAGACGTCGGATGCGGGGGCCTGGTCCACGCTGCTCTTGAGGGGCCTGCTCCAGTCGCCGGAGTTCAAGGCCCGCTTCATCGAGCGCTTCCTCTGGCACATCGAGCACACCTTCGCCGAGGAGCGGGTGACGGCGGCCCTGGACGCGGCGGCGGAGGCGCTCGAGCTGGAGATGCCCGACCAGGTGGCGCGCTGGAGCCAGCCGGCCTCCATGGAGGGCTGGCGCGAGAACCTCCTGTTCTTCCGGTCAGCGCTGATCCGGCGGCCGGAGATCATGCGCCAACAGCTGGAGCAGTACCTGGGGCCTCAGTAG
- a CDS encoding DUF2845 domain-containing protein — protein MRALPAALVVAGLALPSLVHASALRCDNKIVSEGASQLDALAKCGQPATKQSKTEYVTHKVKEGARGETRYGEASTEVTTSTTVEEWTYNFGPHRLIQVAIFRDGRLVDVRSGSYGY, from the coding sequence ATGCGCGCCCTTCCCGCCGCCCTCGTCGTCGCCGGCCTCGCCCTGCCCTCCCTCGTCCACGCGTCCGCGCTGCGCTGCGACAACAAGATCGTGTCGGAAGGAGCTTCGCAGTTGGACGCGCTGGCCAAGTGTGGGCAGCCCGCGACGAAGCAGAGCAAGACGGAGTACGTGACCCACAAGGTCAAGGAAGGGGCGCGGGGTGAGACGCGCTACGGGGAGGCCTCCACGGAGGTCACGACCTCCACGACCGTGGAGGAGTGGACCTACAACTTCGGGCCCCACCGGTTGATACAGGTGGCCATCTTCCGCGACGGCCGGCTGGTGGACGTGCGCAGCGGTTCCTACGGCTACTGA